The genomic region CGCGCAAGGATGCGCAAACAGTTGGGATTTCGGCCAATTCTTCTGGGGGCAGATCATACAGATCTTTGTCAGAAGGCTCACCTGGGTGGATTTTGTTCTGAATGCCGTCCAGACCTGCCATCAACAAGGCCGAGAAGGCCAAGTAGGGGTTTGCGGATGGATCAGGGAAGCGGGCCTCAACGCGCTTGGCTTTGGGGCTTTCTGTCCATGGAATACGCACGCAGCCCGAACGGTTCCGTGCAGAATAAGCGCGCAGAACGGGGGCTTCGAAGCCGGGGATCAGACGCTTATAGCTGTTGGTGGATGGGTTTGTGAACGCGTTCAACGCTTTGGCGTGCTTGAGGATGCCGCCGATGAAGTAAAGCGCCTCATCTGACAGATCCGCGTATTTGTCGCCTGCAAACAAGGGCTTGCCATCTTTCCAGATCGACATGTTCACATGCATCCCCGTGCCGTTATCGCCTGCCATAGGCTTGGGCATGAAGGTGGCTGTTTTGCCATAGGCATGGGCCACGTTCTGGATGATGTATTTATATTTCAGGATGTTGTCGCCCTGTTCGGTCAATGTCCCGAAAATCAGGCCCAATTCATGCTGACAGGTCGCCACTTCGTGGTGATGCTTGTCCACTTTCATCCCGATGGATTTCATGGTCGACAGCATTTCAGAGCGCAGGTCTTGGGCTTCGTCAATTGGGTTCACAGGGAAGTAGCCGCCCTTGTGGCCCGCGCGATGGCCCATATTGCCCATCTCGAACTCAGCATCGGTGTTCCATGCGGCTGCGACCGCGTCAATTTCGTAACCCACTTTGTTTGGGGCGACCGAGTAGCGCACATCATCGAAGATGAAGAATTCGGCTTCTGGGCCGAAATAGGCCACATCGCCAATCCCTGTGGATTTCAGATAGGCCTCTGCCTTAACGGCGGTGCCGCGTGGGTCACGCTCGTAAGGCTCGCCCGTGTCGGGCTCGACCACGTTACAATGCACGCACAGGGTTTTCTCTGCGTAGAACGGATCAATATAAGCGCTGTCTGTGTCTGCCATCAATTTCATGTCGGAGGCTTCGATGCCTTTCCAACCAGAAATGGAGGAGCCGTCAAACATGAAGCCCTCATCGAGGAAATCTTCATCAACCAGATCAGACATCACGGTAACGTGCTGGATCTTGCCGCGCGGGTCTGTGAAACGAATATCGACATATGCGATGTCTTCGTCTTTGATCAGTTTAAGAACCTTGTCTTTGCTCATCGTGACCTTCCCTTACATTTTGGTCTTTGGGGAGTGAGATAGGGCCAAAGAGACCCTGGCTATTTTGGCCTCATGCCTTAGAGCGCGTCTTCACCAGACTCGCCTGTGCGGATGCGGATTGCTTGCTCGATG from Rhodobacterales bacterium HKCCA1288 harbors:
- the glnA gene encoding type I glutamate--ammonia ligase, with translation MSKDKVLKLIKDEDIAYVDIRFTDPRGKIQHVTVMSDLVDEDFLDEGFMFDGSSISGWKGIEASDMKLMADTDSAYIDPFYAEKTLCVHCNVVEPDTGEPYERDPRGTAVKAEAYLKSTGIGDVAYFGPEAEFFIFDDVRYSVAPNKVGYEIDAVAAAWNTDAEFEMGNMGHRAGHKGGYFPVNPIDEAQDLRSEMLSTMKSIGMKVDKHHHEVATCQHELGLIFGTLTEQGDNILKYKYIIQNVAHAYGKTATFMPKPMAGDNGTGMHVNMSIWKDGKPLFAGDKYADLSDEALYFIGGILKHAKALNAFTNPSTNSYKRLIPGFEAPVLRAYSARNRSGCVRIPWTESPKAKRVEARFPDPSANPYLAFSALLMAGLDGIQNKIHPGEPSDKDLYDLPPEELAEIPTVCASLREALEELEKDHDFLLKGDVFTKDQIDAYAALKWQEVYAFEHTPHPVEYKMYFSC